Part of the Oscillibacter hominis genome is shown below.
AGGATTTGAACCGCCTGGTCTGGGAGAAGGTGCACGCCCTCTATGGCGAGAACCCGCCCCAGCTGATTGTGGACCGCCTGAACGTGGAGTTGGGCGGCATCTTGGGCAAGTATGACGTGGTTTACATGTCCGCCCAGAAGCTGGTCCAGCGGTCCTTGGAAAACGGCTATCTGGTGGGCTCGCGGGGCAGCGTGGGATCGTCCCTGGTGGCCTATATGTCCGGCATTACGGAGGTCAACTCCCTTCCGCCCCACTATCGCTGCCCCAAATGCAGGCACTCTGAGTTCATCCAGGACGGCTCTTACGGCTGCGGCGCAGATATGCCGGATAAAATGTGCCCGGTCTGCGGTGAGCAGTACGTGAAGGACGGCTTTGACATCCCCTTTGAAACCTTTTTGGGCTTTGGCGGCGGCAAGGTACCTGATATCGACCTGAATTTCTCCGGCGAGTACCAGGCCAAGGCCCACCGCCACGCCATTGAGATGTTCGGCGAGACCCAGGTGTTCCGGGCCGGAACCATCGGCACCTTGGCGGAGAAGACTGCCTACGGCTTTGTAAAGAAATACCTGGAGGAAAACGGCATGAGCGCCGGCAGGGCGGAGGAAAACCGCCTGACCTTAGGCTGCGTGGGCACCCGCCGCACCACCGGGCAGCATCCCGGCGGGCTGGTGGTGGTGCCCGACGACATGGACATTGAGGATTTCTGCCCGGTCCAGCACCCGGCGGACGACCCCAACAGCGACACGGTCACCACCCATTTTGAATATCACTGCATGGAGGATAACCTCCTGAAGTTAGACATGCTGGGGCACGATGATCCCACCATGGTGCGCATGATGCAGGACCTGACCGGTGTGGACCCCCACGGCATCCCGTTGGACGACCCGGACACCATGTCCATCTTCACCTCAAGCAAGGTACTGGGGTATGAAGACGACGAAATCCTGGGCCCCACCGGCGCAGTGGCCATTCCGGAGTTCAACACCCGCTTCACCCGTCAGATGCTGGTGGACACCCAGCCCAAGGACTTCAACACCCTGGTGCGGCTGTCCGGCTTCTCCCACGGCACCGACGTGTGGCTGGGCAACGCCCGGGAGCTGATCGTCAGCGGAACGGCCTCCGTTCTGGAGACGGTGGGCTGCCGCGACGACATCATGCTTTACCTGATCTCCAAGGGCCTGGAGGCCAAGATGTCCTTTAAGATCATGGAGTCCGTCCGTAAGGGGAAGGTGAAGAAGAACGGCTTTGAGGACGGCTGGGTGGAGGCTATGGAGTCCCACGGCGTACCGGCGTGGTACATCGACTCCCTTGCCAAGATCGGCTACCTCTTTCCCAAGGCCCACGCAGTGGCTTACGTAATGATGGCCTTCCGCATCGCGTGGTACAAAGTCCATGAGCCGCTGGCCTTCTATGCCACCTTTTTCTCGGTCCGTGCCAAGGCCTTTGACGCGGAGTATTGCTGCGCCGGGCTGGACGCGGTGAAGAAAAAGATCCGGGAGATCGAAAACAACAAGGACGCCACGGCGGTGGAGCAGGACCTGCTGACCACCCTGGAGGTGTGCTATGAGTTTTATCTCCGGGGCTTCCACTTTGACACCATCAACATCTATGAATCCGACGCCACCAAGTTCAAGGTGGTGGAAAACGGGCTGCTGCCGCCCTTCACCTCCGTCCACGGCCTGGGCGAGGCCGCGGCGCTGGATACCGTGGAGAAACGGAAGGGAAAGCACTTCATCTCCATTGAGGAGTTCTCCATGTGCTGCAACAAGCTGTCCAAGACCCACATCGAACAGCTGAGGGGACTGGGTGCGTTTGCGGGCATGGCAGAAACCAGCCAGATTACCCTCTTTTAATGAAAAGGAAGCCGCTTATCAAAAGCGGCTTCCTTTTTTGACAACGGATTACCGGGAGTAGACGACCTTGCCGCCCAGGATGGTGTGATCCACCAGAATGTCCTGCAGCGCCTCGGGGTCCACGGCAAAGGGGTCTTTGTCCAAAACCGCCATGTCCGCCAGCTTGCCCTCGGTGATGGTGCCCTTGCGCTGATCTTCAAAGGCGGAGTAGGCGCCATTGATGGTGAAGAACCTCAGTGCCTCCTCCACCGTGACCGCCTGGTCGGCGTTCCAGGGCTCCGGCGGATTGTGGTCCACGTTGCGGCGGGTGACGATGGCGTAGACGCCCTTGAAGACATTGGGGGTTTCCACCGGGATGTCGGAGGAGCCGGTGATCACCACCCCAAGGTCGGTCAGCGTCCGCCAGGCGTGACAGCTCTTTTCCCGCTCCGCGCCCACGCGGCTCGCCATCATGGGGATGTCGGTGGAGGTGGAGATGGGCTGGGTGTTGATGATCAGGCCCATCTTTGCAATGCGCTCATACTGATCCGGATGGCCCACAAAGCAGTGCACGATCCGGTGACGGTGGTTTTCCTTGGGAGATTCCTTCAAAACCCGCTCGTAAGCGTCCAGCAGCATCTCCAGGGCGCCGTCGCCGATGGCGTGGATACACACCTGCATTCCGGCGTTGTGGGCGGTGAGGATATTTTGGTACAGCTCCTCAGGGGTATAGTAATAGAGCCCCGTATTGCCGGGATCGTCACTGTAGGGCTCGAGCATCCCTGCCGTCCTGGCGCCAAGGGTGCCATCCGACCACTGCTTCATGGGGCCGATGCGGTAAAAATCGTTTCCGTACCCGGTCCGCAGCTCCGGGTATCGGGTGAGGAAGTCCGCGATGTCTCCGGCCTTGGGCAGGGAAATTTTCTGATAGATACGGACCGGGAGGCGGCCTTCGGCGATCAGCTCCTGGTAGGCGTTGTAGATGTCGATGAAGTCCCCGCCATAGCCCAAGTCGTAGGAGTCTTCGGTGTGGATGGAGGTGACGCCGTAGCGCAGAAGGTCGCTGCCGCCGTCCACAATGGCCCGCTTGATCTCGCTCAGATTCTGCTTGGCGGTCTTATTCTTTTTAAACCACTCCAGGGATGCCTCGCGGATCACGCCGTTGGGCAATCCGTCGGTGCCCAGGTCAAACTGGCCGCCTTCAATGTAGGTATCCCTGCTGACGCCGACGCTCTCCAGCGCCGCCGTATTGGCAATGCCGATGTGGCCGCAGGTGCGGATGATGAGGATGGGGTGGGTGCGGGAGACCCGGTCCAGGTCATTTTTGTCCGGAAAGGTCTTCTCGCCGCTGAACAGGTTTTGGTTCCAGCCCCGTCCCATGACCCAGGTTCCCTCCGGAATGTTATGCCGCGCAATGAAATCGGCGCAGCGGGAGACGATCTCCTCCTTGGAGCCCACTCCCTCCAAATTCACCGCGTTGATGGAGCAGCCGTAGGCCACCAGATGGGTGTGGGTGTCGATGAAGCCGGGGACAACCGCCCGGCCGCCAAGGTCCATCACTTGGGTGGAGCCGTCAGCAAGAGTCTCCACCTCTTCATTTGTGCCCACCTTTACGATGGTGTCGCCCTGGACCGCCACCGCTTGGGCAGTTTTGCCGTCCATGGTGTAGACGCGCCCATTTTTCAGGATCAAATCCATTTTCCAATACCTCCTTTGTCATGCCGGGTGTCCGGCCAACAGTATATTAGCAAATTTCGTGCCAAACCGTTGGCCTGCA
Proteins encoded:
- a CDS encoding amidohydrolase translates to MDLILKNGRVYTMDGKTAQAVAVQGDTIVKVGTNEEVETLADGSTQVMDLGGRAVVPGFIDTHTHLVAYGCSINAVNLEGVGSKEEIVSRCADFIARHNIPEGTWVMGRGWNQNLFSGEKTFPDKNDLDRVSRTHPILIIRTCGHIGIANTAALESVGVSRDTYIEGGQFDLGTDGLPNGVIREASLEWFKKNKTAKQNLSEIKRAIVDGGSDLLRYGVTSIHTEDSYDLGYGGDFIDIYNAYQELIAEGRLPVRIYQKISLPKAGDIADFLTRYPELRTGYGNDFYRIGPMKQWSDGTLGARTAGMLEPYSDDPGNTGLYYYTPEELYQNILTAHNAGMQVCIHAIGDGALEMLLDAYERVLKESPKENHRHRIVHCFVGHPDQYERIAKMGLIINTQPISTSTDIPMMASRVGAEREKSCHAWRTLTDLGVVITGSSDIPVETPNVFKGVYAIVTRRNVDHNPPEPWNADQAVTVEEALRFFTINGAYSAFEDQRKGTITEGKLADMAVLDKDPFAVDPEALQDILVDHTILGGKVVYSR